A genomic segment from Panthera tigris isolate Pti1 chromosome A1, P.tigris_Pti1_mat1.1, whole genome shotgun sequence encodes:
- the LOC102953414 gene encoding olfactory receptor 2H2-like, with product MTLFMAVSVFYTVTLVGNTTIILLSHLDPHLHTPMYFFLTHLSILDLCFTTSCIPQMLMNFWSSDKTISYLGCAVQLYIFLGLGASECVLLLVMAFDRYVAVCRPLHYGVIMHPPLCHKLAFLVWASGVFGTLVQSPTTMKLSFCHHHQVDDFVCEVPALIRLACGDTHVNELQISVIGAIFLMGPLLLILVSYGRITQAVLAIQSQNGRSKAFHTCSSHLAVVFLFYCSVTAVYIQPRSHFSQKGGKFLTLFYTVVTPTLNPLIYTLRNKDMKRAFRRLLGKYRMSSEE from the coding sequence ATGACCCTATTTATGGCGGTTTCTGTCTTTTACACAGTCACACTAGTGGGCAACACCACCATCATACTCCTGTCTCACCTggacccccacctccacacccccatgtacttcttcctcaccCACCTCTCCATCCTGGACCTCTGTTTTACCACCAGCTGCATCCCTCAGATGCTCATGAATTTCTGGAGTTCGGACAAGACCATCAGCTATTTGGGGTGTGCAGTCCAGCTCTACATCTTCCTGGGACTCGGAGCTTCAGAATGTGTTCTGCTGCTGGTCATGGCCTTCGACCGCTATGTGGCAGTGTGCCGGCCCCTGCACTATGGAGTAATCATGCACCCACCCCTGTGTCACAAGTTGGCTTTCCTGGTCTGGGCAAGTGGGGTTTTTGGGACATTGGTGCAGTCTCCCACTACCATGAAACTCTCCTTTTGCCATCACCACCAGGTTGACGACTTTGTCTGTGAGGTCCCTGCACTGATCCGCCTGGCTTGTGGAGACACACATGTCAATGAGCTTCAGATCTCAGTGATTGGTGCCATCTTCCTGATGGGGCCCCTCCTGCTCATCCTTGTCTCCTATGGCCGTATCACCCAGGCAGTGCTGGCCATCCAGTCCCAGAATGGAAGGAGTAAGGCCTTCCATACCTGCTCCTCCCACCTGgctgttgtttttctcttctactgCAGTGTCACCGCTGTCTATATCCAACCCCGGAGTCATTTTTCCCAGAAGGGAGGGAAATTTCTAACTCTCTTCTACACTGTGGTGACCCCCACTCTCAACCCCCTCATCTATACTTTAAGGAACAAGGACATGAAGCGAGCTTTCAGGAGGCTCCTAGGGAAATACAGAATGTCCAGTGAAGAGTga